The sequence GGGATACCGATACCGATTGGATCACTCTCCATCTTGTCAACTCAACGAGAAGCAACCGGTTAAATCATGAACTAGTTAATACCGATGATGAATTCGCTGATGTCTTGCCTAACGAACGTGTCGGTCCACCACCGGCCTCTCCATCCGCCATTGAGGCTGTAAATACGGTGACGGTCTCGGAAGAAAATTTGGCAAAAGAGATGGTTTGTGCGATATGCAAGGAGGAGTTTGAAGTTGGAGAGGAAGGAAAAGAGTTGAAATGTTTGCATTTGTACCATCCAAGCTGCATTGTGTCTTGGTTGAATATTCATAATACTTGTCCCATTTGTCGCTTTGAGGTTAACTTAGGCGTTTCCCATTGTCACGTTGATGGAGAAGGGTCTCACAACCTCGGCAATGGTCGATCAAATCGCATTCGAACTAGGGTTTGTTCTTTGCGGCCTCTCCGAATGATGTTTGATTGGGTACATAATCTCCTCGGTAAGATACCTCCTCCTGATCTAATTTTCATGGCTATCGTATTAtgctttaatgtttttaattataaagtttaacACGTAATTGAAGAAATATTGCAGATGTAAGAATAACAAACACTTGAAAAACATCAAAGATATTGcgaacaagaaaataaaatcaagAGGTAACGAGGATTAAAGGCGAAAAGAGGCGTTTATAGTCTTTTCGTGAAACAAAACTCTGactatattttatgtaaatatcaTCAAATAATTATCTTTGATTCCTTTGGAAGTTGTACGTAACTCctgtaaataaaattaagaattaTGGTGAAAATGTTTTAGTTGGTAGATCATACGATGAAATAGATTAGCCATGGATATATTTATCCGGAACCTAATAACCGACCAAACCGAAAACAAGGTTTTGTTTGGATTTAGATCCTTTCAGTCACCTTTGTGGAGCATGTA is a genomic window of Brassica napus cultivar Da-Ae chromosome A2, Da-Ae, whole genome shotgun sequence containing:
- the LOC106419766 gene encoding RING-H2 finger protein ATL54 isoform X1, which codes for MTSEYRPRIIVNGTRRTRTFHYFYCRHCSRTIRLQNYGLYGPLCPLCSREINLHDELDIMRLNRPYWDTDTDWITLHLVNSTRSNRLNHELVNTDDEFADVLPNERVGPPPASPSAIEAVNTVTVSEENLAKEMVCAICKEEFEVGEEGKELKCLHLYHPSCIVSWLNIHNTCPICRFEVNLGVSHCHVDGEGSHNLGNGRSNRIRTRVCSLRPLRMMFDWVHNLLDVRITNT
- the LOC106419766 gene encoding RING-H2 finger protein ATL54 isoform X2, with translation MTSEYRPRIIVNGTRRTRTFHYFYCRHCSRTIRLQNYGLYGPLCPLCSREINLHDELDIMRLNRPYWDTDTDWITLHLVNSTRSNRLNHELVNTDDEFADVLPNERVGPPPASPSAIEAVNTVTVSEENLAKEMVCAICKEEFEVGEEGKELKCLHLYHPSCIVSWLNIHNTCPICRFEVNLGVSHCHVDGEGSHNLGNGRSNRIRTRVCSLRPLRMMFDWVHNLLEILQM